The following are encoded in a window of Rosa chinensis cultivar Old Blush chromosome 4, RchiOBHm-V2, whole genome shotgun sequence genomic DNA:
- the LOC112197806 gene encoding protein NRT1/ PTR FAMILY 3.1, whose product MAEGNVENDDITKTSKEKKLGGIKTLPFILANEMCDRFASSGFHSNMITYLTDELNLPLVKASNTLANFSGTGSIMPLLGALVADSFAGRFWTITVASIIYELGLIIITISAVFPSFRPPPCPTQVKCKEASGSQLWILYFSLLLTSLGSGGIRPCVVTFAADQLNYKNKTKVNTKSVINIQKWNFFNWYYFCMMVATLAALTVVVYVQDHVGWGWGLGIPTLAMALSVVAFVIGSPLYKKLKPGGSPLVRLAQVIVAAFHKRNAQFPHDPKLLFENPQLDAAISVHGKLLHTNQFRWFDRAAIVLATDNIEAKEEKEEDVSAHLNLWRLSTVHRVEELKSMVRMLPIWAAAILLAASSSHTHSFTIQQARSMDRHISHSFEIEPASLQIFGLLTTLLALPLYERLFVPLSRRFTGNPSGITCLQRMGVGFAINILATFVASFVEIKRKSVAAHHNLLDDPKAVIPISVFWLVPQGCLHGLCEVFMHVGHLEFLYDQSPESMRSTAAALNWIAIGIGRYIGTVIVTLVHKYSGDSTRNWLPDRNLNRGRLEYFYWLSGGIQVVNLIYYVVCATYYTYKPLEEASDLCEEEEEVDLTKEKSPSSQMQDA is encoded by the exons ATGGCTGAGGGGAATGTAGAGAATGATGATATAACGAAGACCAGCAAGGAAAAGAAGCTCGGAGGCATCAAAAc CTTGCCATTCATCCTTG CAAATGAGATGTGTGATAGATTTGCTAGTAGTGGGTTCCATTCCAACATGATAACGTATCTGACCGACGAGCTCAACTTGCCACTAGTGAAGGCCTCTAACACCCTCGCCAACTTCTCCGGAACGGGCAGCATCATGCCGCTTCTCGGCGCTTTGGTTGCCGACTCTTTTGCTGGCCGATTTTGGACGATCACCGTAGCCTCCATTATCTATGAACTG GGATTGATCATCATCACAATATCAGCAGTTTTCCCGTCATTTCGACCTCCACCATGCCCAACACAAGTGAAGTGCAAGGAAGCATCAGGTTCACAATTATGGATCCTCtacttttctcttctcctcACCTCTCTAGGTTCTGGTGGCATCCGGCCCTGCGTTGTTACCTTTGCCGCGGACCAACTGAATTACAAGAACAAAACCAAGGTCAATACAAAATCAGTAATCAACATTCAGAAGTGGAACTTTTTCAATTGGTACTATTTTTGTATGATGGTGGCTACGCTGGCTGCCTTAACCGTCGTGGTTTACGTTCAAGATCATGTGGGATGGGGATGGGGTCTTGGCATTCCCACTTTAGCCATGGCTCTATCAGTTGTGGCTTTTGTGATTGGTTCTCCACTTTACAAGAAGCTCAAACCAGGTGGTAGTCCATTGGTTAGATTGGCTCAAGTAATTGTTGCTGCTTTTCACAAGAGGAATGCACAGTTTCCCCATGACCCTAAGCTCTTGTTTGAAAATCCACAACTTGATGCTGCTATTTCTGTTCATGGAAAGCTTTTACACACCAATCAATTCAG GTGGTTTGATAGAGCCGCAATTGTGCTAGCTACGGACAATATTGAggccaaagaagaaaaagaagaagatgtttCAGCTCACCTTAACCTATGGAGGCTTTCCACTGTCCATCGTGTTGAGGAGCTCAAATCCATGGTGCGAATGCTTCCCATTTGGGCTGCAGCCATCCTACTCGCGGCCTCATCTTCTCACACACACAGCTTCACCATCCAACAAGCCCGAAGCATGGACCGGCATATCTCCCACTCCTTTGAAATTGAACCTGCCAGTTTGCAAATCTTCGGCCTCCTAACTACTCTCCTCGCCCTCCCCCTCTATGAACGCCTTTTCGTCCCCCTTTCCCGCCGCTTCACTGGAAACCCCTCCGGCATCACGTGCCTTCAGAGAATGGGAGTCGGCTTCGCCATCAACATCCTGGCTACATTTGTTGCATCGTTCGTGGAGATTAAAAGGAAGTCAGTTGCTGCCCATCACAACTTGCTGGATGACCCCAAAGCGGTCATCCCTATATCTGTTTTCTGGTTGGTTCCTCAGGGATGCCTCCACGGACTTTGTGAAGTTTTCATGCACGTCGGACACTTGGAGTTTCTTTATGATCAGTCTCCGGAAAGCATGAGGAGCACTGCTGCAGCACTGAACTGGATAGCAATAGGAATTGGGAGGTACATTGGTACAGTGATCGTAACCCTAGTTCATAAGTACTCCGGCGACTCTACGAGGAATTGGCTACCAGATAGGAACCTCAATCGGGGAAGACTAGAATACTTCTACTGGCTTTCTGGTGGAATCCAAGTTGTGAATCTCATATATTATGTAGTCTGTGCTACGTATTACACTTACAAGCCATTAGAAGAGGCCAGTGATCTatgtgaggaagaagaagaagtggatCTAACTAAAGAGAAATCGCCATCAAGTCAAATGCAGGACGCTTGA